A genomic region of Gloeocapsopsis dulcis contains the following coding sequences:
- a CDS encoding type I polyketide synthase encodes MQYTEQFDNTNTNLDIAIIGMAGQFPGAKNPEEFWQNLQDGVESIYFFTEQELENSGIDNAKLSDPNYVKAKPLLKDIEFFDASFFNFSPKEAEVIDPQQRLFLECALEALEVSGYGSAQGSIGVYAGCSMSSYLLNLYSNPDAMRLEEMILLGNDKDSLATRTSYKLNLKGPSFNIQTFCSTSLVAVHVACQSLLNYECDMALAGGVSIQVPQKAGYNYQQEGILSPDGHCRAFDAQAQGTVFGNGLGIVVLKRLEDALADGDCIHAVIKGSAINNDGSLKASYTAPSVDGQAEVIVEALSDAGVDPDTVTYVETHGTGTSLGDPIEIAALTQAFRTQTQKTQFCAIGSVKTNIGHLDRAAGISSMIKAVLALKYKQIPPSLHFQQPNPQIDFDNSPFYVNTTLSEWKTNGIPRRAGVSSFGIGGTNAHVILEEAPPAQPSNLSRPWQLLLLSAKTESALETATTNLVTHLKQHPELNLADVAYTLQVGREAFEHRRLLLCQNYEDAITVLENLDSQRTFTHFQEPCNRQIVFMFPGQGSQYANMGRELYETEPVFRKHIDECCELLKSHLGVDLRTILYPNEDKTGVATQQLQQTQITQPALFVIEYALAQLWMVWGISPVAMIGHSIGEYVAACLAGVFSLEDALALVATRGRLMQQIPSGAMLSVALSEEAIQSCLDENLSLAAVNAPSLCVVSGLEPAIDDLQQQLQSAGVSCRHLHTSHAFHSHMMDSILEVFTEQVKKINLNYPKIPFISNLTGTWITTSEATNPSYWTKHLRHTVRFATGIAELVKNSEQVLLEVGPGRTLNTFAKQQTNDAIFLSSMRHPKDQQSDIAFLLNTLGRLWLAGVQVDWYGFYAQEQRQRLPLPTYPFERQKYWIEAQPEANAVIPTQRLLTRKSNIADWFYVPTWERDIASDYYHIQTQTTQKLCWLIFVDTCGLGSEIAKRLEQEGQDFITVAPAEEFTLLSECTTDRLRQRAYAINPEKQDDYDALLKELSEQGLIPNQIAHLWGITSDFQRFSNKLSKQTQPEISKFENYQSLGFYSLLFLAQAVGRQNIITPIQIMVVTNNMQEMVGDENIYPEKATVLGPCMVIPQEYPNITCRSIDVLIPQSGTKQVDKLVTQLIAEIKIPPNNPVIAYRGGYRWIQTFKAVYLDETIKEKTRLRKEGVYLITGDLIEGLGLVFANYLAQTVQAKLILIGDSNLPEKNEWEQWLETHDAEENVSSEIRKMQALEKSGIEFLILKADMADENQMLAAINQAYEHFGVINGVFYVPEITAKSAILMQDICQADCELQFQSKICELFVLSKVLQGREVDFCLVQSSLSTILGGLGLVAYSAAYHFIDAFVRQHNQTSSIPWFTINRQAFYSDSEHKQEVKSIELAMTPKEVWESFELVLSMGSTGQVIVSTGDLQARLEQALRYEPLKEVGNSKQSLQTDSLKSHSRPNLPSVYIAPNNEIEQRIANVWQEILGVEQIGVNDNFFELGGHSLLAVQVTSRLREIFQVELPLQTILFDAPTVAGLANVISDRQPQQEEPQEIAALLQEIRGLPPEEVQQEILNNS; translated from the coding sequence ATGCAGTATACAGAACAATTTGACAATACAAACACTAACCTAGACATAGCCATCATTGGTATGGCTGGCCAGTTCCCTGGAGCAAAAAACCCTGAAGAATTTTGGCAAAATCTGCAAGATGGGGTTGAGTCAATTTACTTTTTTACAGAACAGGAACTAGAAAATTCGGGTATAGATAATGCAAAATTAAGTGATCCTAATTATGTAAAAGCAAAACCTTTACTAAAAGACATAGAGTTTTTTGACGCGTCGTTCTTTAATTTTTCTCCAAAAGAAGCCGAAGTTATCGACCCTCAACAACGTTTATTTTTAGAGTGTGCTTTAGAGGCTCTTGAAGTCTCTGGTTATGGTTCGGCTCAAGGTTCTATAGGAGTTTATGCAGGTTGCAGCATGAGTAGCTACCTGTTAAATCTTTATTCAAATCCTGATGCCATGCGATTAGAAGAAATGATTTTATTGGGAAATGATAAAGATTCTTTAGCAACACGTACTTCTTATAAACTAAACCTAAAAGGTCCAAGTTTTAATATCCAAACTTTTTGTTCTACATCGTTAGTAGCTGTTCATGTAGCTTGCCAAAGTTTGCTTAATTATGAATGTGATATGGCTTTGGCTGGCGGTGTTTCGATACAAGTGCCACAAAAAGCTGGTTACAATTATCAACAAGAAGGTATTTTATCACCTGATGGACATTGTCGTGCTTTTGATGCACAAGCCCAAGGAACAGTTTTTGGTAACGGTTTGGGCATTGTAGTTTTAAAACGACTAGAAGATGCTCTTGCCGATGGAGATTGCATTCATGCTGTGATTAAAGGTTCAGCTATCAATAACGATGGATCTTTAAAAGCTAGTTATACAGCACCCAGTGTAGATGGCCAAGCCGAAGTGATTGTAGAGGCTTTATCTGATGCTGGAGTAGATCCCGATACTGTAACCTATGTAGAAACTCACGGAACAGGGACATCTTTAGGAGACCCGATTGAAATTGCTGCATTAACCCAAGCTTTTCGCACTCAAACCCAGAAAACACAATTCTGTGCTATTGGTTCCGTCAAAACTAACATTGGGCATTTAGATAGGGCAGCAGGTATTTCAAGTATGATTAAAGCTGTGCTAGCACTAAAATATAAACAGATACCACCGAGCTTACATTTTCAGCAGCCCAATCCTCAAATTGACTTTGATAACAGTCCTTTTTACGTCAATACGACACTTTCAGAGTGGAAAACTAACGGCATTCCCCGCCGTGCTGGAGTAAGTTCATTTGGCATTGGTGGAACCAACGCTCATGTGATTCTGGAAGAAGCACCACCTGCTCAACCCTCTAATCTTTCTCGCCCTTGGCAGTTGTTATTACTCTCTGCGAAAACTGAGTCAGCATTAGAAACTGCCACGACAAATCTAGTTACTCACCTCAAACAACATCCTGAGTTAAACTTGGCTGATGTTGCATATACTCTACAAGTTGGTCGGGAAGCATTTGAGCATCGTCGTCTGCTTCTATGTCAGAACTATGAGGATGCAATTACAGTTCTGGAAAATTTAGACTCACAAAGAACATTTACCCACTTCCAAGAACCTTGCAACAGACAAATTGTCTTCATGTTTCCTGGTCAAGGTTCACAGTATGCGAACATGGGACGAGAGCTATATGAGACTGAGCCAGTATTTCGGAAACATATAGATGAGTGCTGTGAATTACTTAAGTCTCATCTTGGCGTTGACTTACGCACAATATTATATCCAAATGAAGACAAAACAGGAGTTGCTACACAACAACTCCAACAAACTCAGATTACTCAGCCTGCTCTATTTGTAATTGAATATGCCCTAGCTCAGCTATGGATGGTGTGGGGTATATCTCCTGTGGCAATGATTGGTCATAGCATCGGAGAATATGTAGCAGCTTGTTTGGCGGGTGTGTTTTCTCTAGAAGATGCTTTAGCACTAGTTGCTACTCGTGGACGACTCATGCAACAAATTCCATCTGGTGCGATGCTTTCAGTTGCACTTTCTGAGGAGGCAATACAATCCTGTCTTGATGAAAACCTTTCGCTAGCGGCAGTTAATGCACCTTCTTTGTGTGTTGTATCGGGATTAGAACCAGCAATAGACGACTTGCAACAACAACTACAATCAGCAGGTGTCAGCTGTAGACACTTGCATACTTCCCATGCCTTTCATTCCCATATGATGGATTCTATCTTGGAAGTATTTACTGAGCAAGTTAAAAAAATCAATTTAAATTATCCTAAAATTCCTTTTATCTCCAACCTCACAGGAACATGGATTACTACATCTGAAGCAACTAATCCCAGCTATTGGACAAAGCATTTACGCCACACAGTCCGCTTTGCTACAGGTATTGCTGAGTTAGTCAAAAATTCAGAGCAAGTATTATTAGAAGTTGGTCCTGGTAGAACATTAAATACTTTTGCCAAACAACAAACTAATGATGCAATATTTTTGAGTTCAATGCGCCATCCAAAAGACCAACAGTCGGATATAGCATTTTTACTCAATACTTTGGGGCGACTTTGGTTAGCAGGGGTACAAGTAGATTGGTACGGTTTTTATGCACAGGAACAACGTCAGCGTCTTCCATTGCCTACATACCCCTTTGAAAGACAAAAATATTGGATTGAAGCGCAACCGGAAGCTAATGCAGTCATCCCAACTCAAAGATTATTAACTAGGAAGTCCAATATTGCCGACTGGTTCTACGTTCCCACTTGGGAAAGGGATATAGCGTCTGATTATTACCATATTCAAACGCAAACAACGCAAAAACTCTGCTGGTTAATTTTTGTTGACACTTGTGGACTAGGTTCAGAAATTGCTAAACGACTAGAACAGGAAGGTCAAGATTTCATTACTGTAGCTCCAGCAGAGGAATTTACGCTACTGAGCGAGTGTACTACGGACAGGCTTCGCCAACGTGCATATGCTATCAACCCCGAAAAACAAGATGACTACGATGCTTTGCTCAAGGAACTTAGCGAACAGGGTTTAATCCCAAATCAAATTGCTCATTTATGGGGAATTACATCAGATTTTCAACGATTTAGCAATAAGCTAAGCAAACAAACACAACCAGAAATTTCAAAGTTTGAGAATTATCAGTCTTTAGGGTTTTACAGTTTGCTATTTTTAGCACAGGCAGTAGGAAGACAGAATATTATTACTCCTATCCAAATCATGGTCGTTACCAACAATATGCAAGAAATGGTTGGTGATGAAAACATCTATCCAGAAAAAGCGACTGTACTAGGACCATGTATGGTTATTCCACAAGAATATCCTAACATTACCTGCCGTAGCATTGATGTCCTTATTCCTCAATCGGGAACAAAGCAAGTAGATAAATTAGTAACCCAGTTAATAGCAGAAATCAAAATTCCACCAAATAACCCAGTGATTGCCTATCGTGGTGGTTATCGGTGGATTCAAACCTTTAAGGCTGTTTACTTGGATGAAACAATTAAAGAAAAAACACGATTAAGGAAAGAGGGCGTATACTTAATTACGGGTGATTTAATAGAAGGCCTAGGTTTAGTTTTTGCTAACTATTTAGCTCAAACAGTACAAGCTAAACTAATTTTAATTGGAGATTCAAATCTGCCTGAAAAAAATGAGTGGGAACAATGGCTAGAAACTCATGATGCAGAGGAGAATGTTAGTTCTGAAATTAGAAAAATGCAAGCTTTAGAGAAATCAGGTATAGAATTTCTCATACTTAAAGCTGACATGGCTGATGAAAACCAAATGCTGGCAGCAATAAATCAAGCATACGAGCATTTTGGTGTAATTAATGGAGTGTTTTATGTGCCAGAAATTACTGCCAAGTCAGCTATTTTAATGCAAGACATATGTCAAGCTGACTGTGAGTTACAATTTCAATCAAAAATTTGTGAACTATTTGTATTATCCAAAGTTTTGCAAGGGAGAGAGGTTGATTTTTGTCTTGTACAATCCTCACTATCAACGATTTTAGGAGGGTTAGGTTTAGTTGCCTATTCAGCAGCCTACCATTTTATTGATGCCTTTGTTCGCCAACACAACCAAACTAGCTCTATTCCTTGGTTTACTATTAATCGACAAGCTTTTTACTCTGATTCAGAACATAAACAAGAAGTTAAATCAATAGAATTGGCAATGACGCCAAAAGAAGTTTGGGAATCCTTTGAGCTAGTTTTATCTATGGGTTCGACAGGACAAGTGATCGTCTCAACAGGAGATTTACAAGCTAGGCTTGAGCAAGCACTTAGATATGAACCGTTGAAAGAAGTAGGTAATTCTAAACAATCTCTACAAACAGATTCTTTAAAATCTCACTCCAGACCAAATTTGCCAAGTGTTTATATAGCTCCTAACAATGAGATTGAACAAAGAATAGCAAACGTCTGGCAAGAGATTCTTGGTGTTGAGCAGATTGGTGTTAATGATAATTTCTTTGAGTTGGGAGGACACTCATTGCTAGCTGTTCAGGTTACTTCCCGTTTGCGAGAGATTTTTCAAGTTGAATTACCCCTGCAAACTATTCTTTTTGATGCTCCAACTGTAGCTGGACTTGCTAACGTGATTAGTGACCGTCAACCGCAGCAAGAAGAGCCGCAAGAAATTGCAGCTTTGTTACAAGAGATAAGGGGTCTTCCGCCAGAAGAAGTTCAACAAGAAATATTGAATAACTCTTAA
- a CDS encoding LLM class flavin-dependent oxidoreductase: MEFSLFYFSGDGSKIDNNKYKLLIESAKFADQNNFSALWTPERHFHPFGGLYPNPSLTCTALAMVTKQIQLRAGSVVMPLHNPARVAEEWSVVDNLSNGRVAIGFASGWTIDDFVLSTESHANRKETMWHGIQTVQKLWEGEQVELKDVTGKNFNVRTFPRPIQPKLPTWIVCQSSATFIEAGKIGANVLTSLLGATLEEVTPQISLYRQSLKQHGYDPKAGKVAMMIHTFVGEDFDTVKEAAKEPFYNYLKTHIDLLENLAKNAGIKIDLEKFTEADINSLLRFAYESWLKGRTLIGSKTTCMQMIERLKNAGVDEVACLIDFNDNFDAVMSSLPYLKDLQNMCNLEKEKMMSLY; the protein is encoded by the coding sequence ATGGAATTTAGCTTATTTTATTTTTCTGGAGATGGTTCAAAAATTGACAATAACAAATATAAACTATTAATAGAAAGTGCAAAATTTGCAGATCAAAATAATTTTTCTGCCCTTTGGACTCCAGAAAGACATTTTCATCCATTTGGAGGACTTTATCCCAACCCATCCTTAACTTGTACAGCACTGGCAATGGTTACTAAGCAAATTCAATTACGCGCTGGTAGTGTTGTCATGCCACTTCACAATCCAGCACGAGTAGCTGAAGAGTGGTCTGTAGTTGATAACCTCTCAAATGGTAGGGTTGCAATTGGTTTTGCCTCAGGCTGGACGATAGATGACTTTGTACTTTCTACTGAAAGTCATGCCAACCGTAAAGAAACGATGTGGCATGGAATTCAAACAGTCCAGAAACTTTGGGAAGGTGAACAAGTTGAACTCAAAGATGTGACTGGAAAGAATTTTAATGTAAGAACTTTCCCGAGACCAATACAGCCTAAGCTACCGACTTGGATTGTCTGTCAATCTTCAGCAACATTTATTGAAGCTGGCAAAATTGGTGCTAATGTACTCACTTCCCTATTAGGAGCAACTCTAGAGGAAGTTACTCCACAAATATCGCTATATCGACAATCTTTAAAACAACATGGTTACGACCCTAAAGCAGGGAAAGTAGCAATGATGATACATACATTTGTAGGAGAAGATTTTGATACGGTAAAAGAAGCAGCAAAAGAACCTTTTTATAATTACCTGAAAACCCACATTGATCTGTTGGAAAATTTAGCCAAAAATGCTGGAATTAAGATAGATTTAGAAAAATTCACAGAAGCAGATATTAATAGCCTTTTGCGATTTGCTTATGAAAGTTGGCTAAAAGGAAGAACTCTGATTGGGTCAAAAACAACTTGTATGCAAATGATTGAGCGTCTAAAGAACGCTGGTGTCGATGAAGTCGCTTGTCTAATTGACTTCAATGATAATTTTGACGCTGTAATGTCAAGCTTACCTTATCTAAAAGATTTGCAGAATATGTGTAACCTTGAAAAGGAAAAAATGATGTCACTATATTGA